The following coding sequences are from one Helicoverpa armigera isolate CAAS_96S chromosome 2, ASM3070526v1, whole genome shotgun sequence window:
- the Rempa gene encoding intraflagellar transport protein 140 homolog produces the protein MTLYIDTKLSFTDGNVVSTVGTWHPSLPLLAVGSYNQEKGGFVTIFQENGFPLEGCDWPILLSNQVTALAWHPIRRLLVVGWDGGELYIWLEYSWARLEAPHNAALTTVAFSLGGGRLLASDAAGSLSGWQSSTGAPLTSFHHQLGDVITHITFCTPLPSSETSIRGLARAAVAGDENALDALAAWRPRTTARMREGAQPDNHSCYAAQDNGVILYIDHNGACSEVLNAPGNIIFMGIISNIYLLVAWESGGALSLTRFIMSDDGSLMTDTHVRMAARNGQCIVLAGNFYVAVITGDNLIRVWDSDTGDNDVLPNEKEEIVAGDIFTSISYSNLSDTLCCGTSQGNLYLWRRDHRNNWKLISSTSVKGTVKEVSWGSEGLMNPLLHVNCITSAFVLREQPVCWGYSPNIYMVQKSANEVALTNKSNVTSMINTSITIRAFAFKDQYIALGDGKEVQIWMCSKDNDVKFSLIRTFSWKTDILIIYNDVLVGVVNPHIECYSISGTSLGILPSTEGEGEPIGVTNTSKFIVIATMDGTLKLAEITKKGLRMPYPPKNCYQMIEDFGEVMRASVNCTGRYISLSVANSGLAPDPRLYLWDVANDVITHTLISENATPPYQSVPIAIIWDCNDPRIVAVHMRSADLDRVHLFLCHEGSLYEYKNWCSSSEDYYMTDFMLCSLHTPYIVILAQQNIKMILIHEFEDIADHDAANVRQVLDFLYYMTTGYLEKAVVVGTTLAGGKNSVIWDSLAKVCVARKRPDVGAVCLGKMGNIKGALMMRKVMSDNNMDDTCKVAVLAVNLGMVEEAENLFREAQRPDLITRLISAKEGGLNEITNGSHEGENILLIKSAQHKLAKVLWSNGETGAALKLFESAGTLVPHVPRMLVAQGQSPVLAQYVSNSSDPSLITWWGHYLESIGDLDGALEAYARANDFGEQTRLLCHMDRTDEAEKLCQKNRSSLYQMARYLEMQPDKTETAVKMYIKCGAVSSAIRVAAEASAWHLVWRAGSASATHALHAASILENAGQTEQAIALYQKAGKVHMALKLAVSSGDTNAMIAAVEALGDKVDPELANTLAAHLRQANQHSHAAALLATAGKYEEALEIVEQIPTPLTEELSERLAAPAGTTGRDALLRRLADVLGARGLYHQAAKRLAHAGDKAGAMRWLMRSGDADRIATFAAATRDRNAQLMAADYLRRRADWRTRPDLMRHILHFYTRAKAYGKLAGFYAECAKVEVDEYENYDKALEALKEAVRCLAKSSDTDTGAQTTALQEQSAIVKRFVDVKKMLDTGEINPGVVAGQQLLRAVSGRPGLISEEKVLRLLLQYAPNHAEAPRFESQLQALQQQPEEQSLSPDSTDHSIEEVV, from the exons ATGACTTTGTATATTGATACTAAACTAAGCTTTACTGATGGTAATGTTGTATCGACTGTTGGGACATGGCACCCTTCTTTACCTCTTCTAGCTGTAGGCTCGTATAATCAAGAAAAAGGTGGATTTGTCACTATATTTCAAGAAAAC GGGTTTCCATTAGAAGGGTGTGATTGGCCTATATTGTTGTCAAATCAAGTGACTGCTCTCGCATGGCACCCTATAAGAAGGCTCCTTGTGGTTGGCTGGGATGGTGGTGAACTGTATATTTGGTTGGAATACTCTTGGGCTCGATTAGAGGCACCCCACAATGCTGCATTAACAACAGTAGCCTTTAGCCTGGGAGGAGGCAGGCTTTTAGCTTCAGATGCTGCAGGTTCACTGTCTGGCTGGCAGTCTAGTACAGGAGCTCCACTTACTTCATTTCATCACCAACTTGGAGATGTTATTACCCATATAACATTCTGTACTCCTCTACCTAGCTCAGAAACATCTATCAGAGGACTAGCCCGTGCAGCGGTTGCTGGAGATGAGAATGCCTTAGATGCTCTAGCTGCTTGGCGGCCCAGAACAACTGCACGAATGAGGGAAGGTGCCCAACCAGACAACCATTCCTGCTATGCAGCTCAAGATAATGGAGTCATACTGTACATAGACCACAATGGTGCTTGTTCTGAGGTACTAAATGCTCCTGGTAACATCATATTTATGGGAATAATAAGCAATATCTACCTTTTAGTTGCTTGGGAGTCTGGAGGAGCTCTTAGTTTAACTAGATTTATAATGTCCGATGATGGCTCTTTAATGACTGACACTCACGTCAGAATGGCTGCAAGAAATGGCCAGTGCATAGTACTTGCAGGAaacttttatgtggcagttatAACAGGAGATAATTTGATAAGGGTTTGGGACAGTGACACAGGTGATAATGATGTGTTACCAAATGAGAAGGAAGAAATTGTTGCAGGTGATATATTCACAAGTATTAGTTACAGCAATTTGAGTGATACTCTCTGCTGTGGAACTTCTCAAGGTAATCTGTATCTTTGGAGAAGAGACCATAGGAATAATTGGAAACTTATTAGTAGCACTTCAGTCAAAGGGACAGTCAAGGAAGTTAGCTGGGGATCCGAGGGTCTGATGAACCCACTGCTGCATGTAAACTGCATAACAAGTGCATTTGTTCTCCGTGAACAGCCAGTCTGTTGGGGATATTCGCCAAATATATACATGGTTCAAAAGTCTGCAAATGAAGTTGCTCTCACAAACAAAAGCAATGTAACATCCATGATTAATACTTCAATCACCATCAGAGCCTTTGCATTTAAAGACCAATATATAGCTTTGGGTGATGGTAAAGAAGTTCAG ATTTGGATGTGCAGCAAAGACAATGATGTGAAATTTTCTCTAATACGAACTTTCTCATGGAAGActgatattttgataatttataaTGATGTTTTAGTGGGTGTAGTAAATCCTCATATAGAGTGCTACTCCATATCTGGTACCAGCCTCGGAATATTGCCAAGCACTGAAGGCGAAGGTGAACCTATCGGCGTCACAAATACTAGCAAATTCATTGTTATAGCAACAATGGATGGCACACTCAAACTAGCTGAAATCACAAAGAAAGGCCTGAGAATGCCATATCCTCCAAAGAATTGTTATCAAATGATTGAAGATTTTGGTGAAGTCATGAGAGCATCAGTAAATTGTACTGGACGCTACATCTCGCTTAGTGTCGCTAATTCTGGCTTAGCACCCGATCCAAGGCTGTATCTATGGGATGTAGCAAACGACGTCATCACACATACGCTCATCTCTGAGAACGCAACCCCTCCATATCAAAGTGTTCCTATAGCTATAATATGGGACTGTAATGATCCTAGAATTGTAGCAGTACACATGAGATCAGCAGATCTGGATCGAGTACATCTGTTCCTCTGCCATGAGGGAAGCttatatgaatataaaaattgGTGTTCAAGTTCTGAGGATTATTACATGACTGACTTTATGTTGTGTTCTCTACATACGCCTTACATTGTTATTTTAGCacagcaaaatatcaaaatgataTTAATACACGAATTTGAGGACATCGCCGACCATGACGCTGCTAATGTTAGACAAGTATTGGACTTTCTTTACTACATGACTACTGGGTACTTGGAAAAGGCAGTAGTTGTAGGAACAACTCTAGCTGGTGGGAAAAACTCTGTTATCTGGGACAGTTTAGCAAAAGTTTGCGTCGCCCGAAAGCGACCTGATGTTGGCGCAGTATGTTTAGGGAAGATGGGCAACATAAAAGGCGCTTTGATGATGCGGAAAGTAATGAGCGACAATAATATGGACGACACTTGCAAGGTCGCTGTATTAGCTGTCAACTTGGGTATGGTTGAAGAAGCTGAAAACTTGTTCCGCGAGGCACAGAGACCGGATTTGATCACACGCTTGATATCAGCAAAGGAGGGTGGTCTCAATGAAATTACTAATGGGAGTCATGAAGGAGAAAACATTCTGCTTATAAAGAGCGCGCAGCATAAGCTGGCCAAAGTTTTATGGTCGAATGGAGAGACAGGTGCTGCCTTGAAACTGTTTGAAAGTGCTGGTACGCTAGTGCCTCACGTACCCAGAATGCTCGTGGCACAAGGGCAGTCCCCCGTATTGGCGCAATATGTGTCTAATTCAAGTGACCCCAGTCTAATAACATGGTGGGGgcattacttagaaagtattgGGGATTTAGATGGAGCCTTGGAAGCATATGCAAGGGCTAATGATTTTGGCGAACAAACGAGACTGTTGTGTCATATGGATAGAACAGATGAGGCCGAAAAGCTTTGTCAAAAGAATCGATCGTCGTTGTATCAAATGGCGCGTTATTTGGAAATGCAGCCGGATAAGACGGAAACTGCAGTGAAG ATGTACATAAAATGTGGCGCGGTATCGTCAGCGATTCGCGTGGCCGCCGAAGCGAGCGCATGGCACTTGGTGTGGCGCGCCGGCTCCGCGTCTGCCACTCACGCATTACATGCCGCCTCTATACTCGAGAACGCTGGACAGACCGAACAAGCCATAGCTCTCTACCAGAaagcag GTAAGGTCCACATGGCACTAAAACTGGCAGTAAGCAGTGGAGACACGAACGCAATGATAGCGGCCGTAGAAGCTCTCGGGGACAAAGTAGACCCGGAGTTGGCAAATACCTTGGCAGCACATCTGAGGCAGGCTAACCAGCACTCACATGCTGCGGCGTTGTTGGCTACGGCTGGAAag TACGAAGAAGCTCTAGAGATAGTGGAGCAAATACCCACACCGTTAACTGAAGAACTAAGCGAGCGGCTAGCGGCACCCGCTGGTACAACTGGCAGGGATGCTCTTCTTAGAAGACTGGCTGACGTGCTAGGCGCCCGCGGGTTGTACCACCAGGCTGCTAAAAGATTGGCCCATGCGGGAGACAAG GCCGGTGCAATGCGGTGGCTAATGCGTTCAGGCGACGCTGACCGCATAGCAACGTTCGCGGCCGCAACCCGCGACCGCAACGCTCAGCTGATGGCCGCGGACTATCTGCGCAGACGCGCGGACTGGCGGACCCGGCCCGACCTCATGAGACATATACTGCACTTCTATACCAGGGCCAAGGCTTACGGGAAACTGGCTGGTTTTTATGCAGAGTGCGCCAAAGTTGAAGTTGATGAGTAtgaa AATTACGACAAAGCACTGGAAGCGCTCAAAGAAGCAGTTAGGTGTTTGGCGAAATCTTCTGACACTGATACAG GTGCTCAAACAACAGCTCTTCAAGAGCAAAGTGCGATCGTCAAACGTTTTGTGgacgttaaaaaaatgttggacACAGGAGAAATAAACCCTG gTGTAGTCGCGGGGCAACAGTTGCTCCGTGCCGTGAGTGGTCGCCCTGGACTGATTTCAGAAGAGAAAGTACTACGATTACTCCTGCAATATGCACCGAATCACGCTGAGGCTCCTC GTTTCGAAAGCCAACTACAAGCTCTGCAACAACAACCAGAAGAACAAAGCTTGAGCCCCGACTCGACAGATCATAGTATCGAAGAAGTTGTGTAG